The stretch of DNA TCTGGACCCATGGGGATTCGGCCATTGAACAGGCTCGGGTGTTCCCTGACTATTTTCAGTTGGGGTCGGGGTGGGGATGGTATTTAGCAACTATTTTCAATCCTCACATGTACCAACTTGTGTTTCATGGACAGATGCCTCCAAAATCTTGGACAAGAATAACAAAGTGAGATGCTTGTTATAGGGAAGACTCAAAAGCCAAAGAGCAGTTGTATCTTGTTTTGGAAAATTGCAAGTTATATCAAACAGATGAAACTAAAGTTCTGAAAGAAAGTAGGTATAAGTTGGTTTCTACTATTTTTTCCCTCAATAGTTACTGATTTTCCAGACTTGAAAGCTGACAAGCAGTTTACACGGTTTATTTGGAGCATTAGCAAGAAGGATGCTCTTCTAAGGATTCATTCAATTGCGTGCCATTCATGATTTGTTTGGGTTATATTTCAGTACCAGCTTTGGGCTTCTAGATCTTATACATTAGATGACATCTGTTACTTTAGTTCCCCTAAAATTGgaaatttttcttcaaactaTATGTAGTTCTATGAAAGTCCTCCTACCTAGACAACACTCCAGACCTATTTCCATTGATGGTTTCCAGATAATTATGACGAAACAATAGAGGAATTTCAGAAATTTTGATTGATGGTATCTGATGctaattatttgtcaaattttatgATATCAGAGGTGGTTTATCcttcaaaaacttaaaaaaagcATCTTGACTATCATAGTCTTAAAAAAGGGTCAAAATCAGGCccttttcaaacaaaaattagagGGAGCACTAAAGTCACTGCTCCCTTAGGATCCACCAACAACGTACTCAGCTGTGCACCAAACCACTGGGAAGTCTGCATAAGCATAACCACCACAGACACTGTGGAACAAACACACATACAAATAGCTGCTGTCAATTACCATGACAGCATCATGCATGACATGTTGTAATTTTACTATAAAAACCCCTTGATATCATGCCTTTATTGCTCATTTCagataaaaaataacacatgcataGAACGAGGTTCACCACCTATGTGACAAACAGCAGTCAAAAAGTAGAAAAGACATCCACAGTTGTCATGAGTTAGGCGGGAATAAAATCGACTCCTGAAAACAACTAAAAGAATTAATGACAGGCAATGGAGTAACTgcagagagagaaggggggtcACCTCTGCCTTTTGGGGTAATCAAATGTATAAGATCATCCACGGTAACATTGTTCCTacctttcttttttataaatgcCCTGCAAGAAAAGTCAGATTGAGACATGTATCAAAGGTagcaaacaacatgaaatgcataatgctATTCACagaaacaaatgtgcatgaccAAATACTTGATCCTAGTTCTGATAAGCTGAAAAGGAGGGTAGAATACAAGTGTCACTtctaaagaaatttaatatgacATGTAAGGTTAACGAGTTCTGTACACGTCCAATGTAAAcagaaatcaataaaataagaaaaacagtATTTTTTTGTGAATACAGAAGTCAAGGATCAAATTATAACACAAGGTCAACCAACTTGATACAAGAACATTAAGATTGAGGAATCAAGTATTGTTAATCATGCTAATGTGAACAATGCTATAAACTCAACAAGTTAGTTTCTATTTATTTCAGTTAGGCTGCAATGCTACTTCCTGCGTGCATTCAagcacatatatgtgtgtgtgtgagagaagaagagagtcTACTCCTGGATCCCCCAATTGTTTCTTAACACTACATACATAGAGATGAAGTAATGTACTTGTTGAACCCATCGAACGCAACCCAGTAAGGCGATGATAAAATGagtttaaaaaagaaaacataagaGGATACCACCAAGACTAGACAGCAATCTCCCAACTATGACTTACAAAATGTAATCTTTTGTAGCTGCCACATGTTACCCTTCACATTGGTTAGGAGGCCTACTAGTCATATCAGCAATTTTCAACATTCTTCCAATCACGAGACTCAACTTTTGCAAATATAGCTACAGATTTTGTTCAGTGATACAGTTGCTATCAGCAAATAAACAAGGCAACAAAAAATCACTAGTTGAAAGAACCAACAATtagagaatatataaatatgcacatGTATACAAGTGCCTCcatttaaagtataaaaatttggtaaaaagaaaaaaaagtacaaaaaccTGCAAAGAGCTTTCATTTCATCCTTCCACCCGCACTCTATGAGCCTTTCCCTCAGAAGCTCCATAAGACGCTCTTTTTCCCCACTCTCAATCAACTGTCGAGGCAACCAACTGACCAATtcattaaacaaccaaatacTACACAAAAACAGTAATATTACTCCAAAATGCAAACTTATTCAAAGTCCTACACTCTGGCCACTTCAAATGAAATATTCTTTATGATCATTTTAAGCCCTTCAAGTTGCTTTTTCTCTTTTGGTCCTGTCTTTTCAGGTTGGCTTCCCTTTAGATGAGCCCCCCTAAACCCCATAAACATACAAAATGAAGTTGAGGGGTATTCTTAGATGAATCTAAATATCTAATACATCAAGAGGAAACTAGCAAGGCCACATCAAATCGGATCAAGAGGAAATCAATTGGCAACATATCCGCCCAGATCCTAAATCAAGGACCAAAAAACATTCTCCCTGCACGTACGGGACATAAACGAACCTTAATGTTGACAATTTCTTGAAAAGTAGGGTCTTTTTCTTGATCATCCCTCGCGTCTGGCGTTGGGGGACGATTCACCGAATGCCTCCTACATTTTGACACCAAAACCACCAGATTAAACCCACACAAATAGCAAACAACCAACAACCTAATCAGATAATCGCAGAACTTTGTCTCCTGTTCTGTAAACTAGCCTCAATCCGACCAATTAaggaaacacacacacacacacaaacagaTGTCGGTACGAGCAGGTTgcgcgtgtgtgtgtgagagagagagagagaatacatGTGGAGATTTAGCAAAGCAAAAAGTTGTTTTCAACTTGCAAAAGAGCCTTCGATGTCTCTGGTTGAGGAGTTCACGGAGGCCCAGGGTCCGTAAGCCGTAACCACGAGTCTCTGCAAGTTCTCGAAGATGAGCAAGGCGAGCGAGCGAGTTCGCTCAGAACGACACCGTCTCGGCGCCAGCAGCGTGCTTCGTTTCGGTGGGACCGGAAGTCTGGGCCATTTCCGGACTCCTACTCAAGGTaggaaagaaaaattatagacaATTATGTAGTGCGATTTAGTTCAACCCACGGGGGGTGGTGAGAACTTAATCCGAAATAATATAGGGTTCAAAAAGTCATTTTAATGTTGAAtctttttttaagaattttgttttatttttctcttctcttccctcCTCTCTCCCTCTTCATCTCTTATCTTTGTTGCCTTGTCGTTGTACCCTTCATTTTCATGATGGTTAGTAAGGATATAGCGATGATCAACTTATAAGAGACAATAAAGAGAtggaaaatttgttaaaaaaaaaaaagagagaatgagataaaaaataaaataaagagagagaaaaaaataaaaaataaatttaaatattcaaattatgcaaaataaatgatttttttttgacaaaaactCTATAAAATTAACAAGAGTTACGTTCACTCCATTGAGGGgatgaacaaaattgcactccaaTTAtgatttgattaataatttgatttaattttaagaatattttaaaattagttgcaatggtattattataatttaccTAATCGCTCTTGTTCTGTAGATagactgaatatatatatatatatattagcatcGTAACAATAGTTGGCTCCGTTTGTtacagcttaattaaagaaattataacttatagCTTTTTAGATTATAACttttaaaacttagaataagttgtggacctgtttgttgcaacttcttagaagttgtagttaaatagTTGTGATGTTTGAtatcataagctgtaaaataacttatttttgtataattgtctaTAATACcctataatttaaaaactaatcaatgtatatatataagttttaagtattataaaaaaattaattagagtatagagaaagaggaagatggtgagagagaggaagagatctgaaaatggagatggcagtgaagaagaaaaatccatgattgcgtagacaagaaggtaattctttgttaaaaataaggacaaaattgtcacaaaaatgtaattatttaagcagaagttgtaaaagttgGGGTATCCCAGTTTTaaaaaagccagcttctaccccttctaaaagctagtagaaacTATAAGTTAGAATTTCATAAGTTGAAACAAACactatattctaatttttttgaagttagaagctaaaaattataacttttaagctgcaacaaacagccCGTAATTAAAGCCAAAAATAGATCCAAGTAAACTAGAAGGAAGAATCTTCCACTAATCGCGAGCGCGAGTCAACCGAAAAAGAGGTGGCGGAAAACCGTTACCATGAGCGCGGCTGTGGACACGAAGCTTTGCCCAGAATCGGACACACAGTGTGTCTTGATTACGCAGCTTGAGCCCTTGAAGCCGAGAGCAGACTTCGGTCGCTAACTCGCGCTTCCGTAACTCGCTCACGGTAGATCTCTTTCTCTATCCTCTTTTGCTTTTCAATGGCTTGTCTTGCCCTTTCTTCCTTGGCCTTTCCTCCTAGGGAGTCCCATGTTCCTCCTGGATTGAATTCTGCTTCTAGAACGAAAGTATGTTTGTCGCAAACTGGATTTGGGCCGATGAAGCAGAAACAAAGAGTTAGCGTTTCTGTTTGCAGAGCTGCCTCCGTTGTGTTCCGAAATCTCGATGCCGATGACTTCCGGCATCCTCTTGACAAACAGGTGATTGGCCGTTTCTGATTCAAACTTGTTTCTTGTTCTAATGTCTTGCTAGACTTGATTATTTTTCGATTAAATCCGGTTTGCTTTTCTGTTGTCCAGAATACTCTGATTCTGAGGGCAATTCCTGGATTGAACGAGCTCGGGAAAGCCTTATTAGGTATGGAAATGGATGTCTCTGTAAATTGTTGGTTGCATAGTATATAGGATAAATTCTTCAACCAAGTGAGTGTTCTAACAGAGAGTTTAGGTTCGATGAGTTTTGTTCTCAAAGAaggatttattttttctctcttctttgttCAACTTGATCAGTATTGAATGGTTTGATTAATTACGGGGCTATcagtatttgggttttcttgatGATTTTAATATTCTCTCAGTCCACTGATAGTCTTGGTGAATTTGATATACTTTAAACAACACCTTTATTCTACGGgtgcatttattttattattatcagtGTTgcatttggtttgattttgtagCCTAATATCTTCTTGGCCTCTGTATATCCCATACACATAAATTCCTGGGTAATTGATGAGATTTATTAATGCAAGTGTTAAAGCATACAGTTTTAAGCCAGATGCTCATGAAAATCTGTCTGGTTTGAGTTGTACATTAATCAGTGAAAGTATTTCTTTTAAGTTATAATTCAACATTTTGTTTCTAACATTGCATGTGGTTTGGGTATTCCTTGATGCATATATTTTAATGCAAGAAGTGTTGGCATGGCATGTTATCCTTCTAGAATGTCAATGTTGGCCTCATGTTGTTGAGGACTCAATACACAAGGTCATGCAGTATATTTTGTAGACCtggcaaaattaaaaattaaaagttcacCAAAGCAGTTTCTCTCTGAAAACCTGATGATTGTAAGTCATGAAGTTTAAAACAAAAGTCTAGCTAATTTATTTTGGTTCTTGGATTATTTTACCTTTATCACCTACCATCTGTTTGACAGATGTGTTTCTTGTGATTTATCCTTACAAGACCCTGAAAAGGGAAGAATATAGAGAAGAACACCTATTCTCCAAGGATCATATGCATTAAAGTATTATCATGGAATACATAATTCATACATAAGACTTGAAACTGTTAAAGTTGAGGTGAATGTCTAATGAGAATCCTA from Diospyros lotus cultivar Yz01 chromosome 6, ASM1463336v1, whole genome shotgun sequence encodes:
- the LOC127805013 gene encoding transcription and mRNA export factor ENY2; amino-acid sequence: MRHSVNRPPTPDARDDQEKDPTFQEIVNIKLIESGEKERLMELLRERLIECGWKDEMKALCRAFIKKKGRNNVTVDDLIHLITPKGRASVPDYIKAELLQRIQTFLVSAAL